One segment of Castanea sativa cultivar Marrone di Chiusa Pesio chromosome 3, ASM4071231v1 DNA contains the following:
- the LOC142628891 gene encoding ethylene-responsive transcription factor 3-like: protein MPTTTSATFGTTLPNSHNFPLTAPQLATLPAIRDKQPRFSSSASTKFHPIQPNRPTTSSMSSTVESFSGPRVVSNPVTRVKIVNPVAPDDCCSDYDSSSLVVDDDNDDYCVLISLFCKIQLFDLNLPPSMDEDFGIGDDLQATALCL from the exons atgccaacaacaacttctGCAACTTTTGGTACGACTCTTCCCAATTCCCAT AATTTCCCTCTCACCGCTCCTCAACTAGCAACTCTTCCAGCAATCAGAGACAAACAACCCAGATTTTCTTCTTCTGCCAGTACTAAGTTCCATCCGATTCAACCCAATAGGCCAACGACAAGTAGTATGAGCAGTACCGTCGAGTCGTTTAGTGGCCCTAGGGTTGTTTCAAATCCAGTCACAAGGGTTAAGATCGTGAACCCTGTTGCACCCGATGATTGTTGTAGCGACTACGACTCGTCGTCCTTGGTGGTTGATGATGACAATGACGACTACTGTGTTCTCATCTCCTTGTTTTGTAAGATCCAGCTGTTCGATCTGAATCTACCTCCTTCGATGGATGAAGATTTCGGCATCGGTGATGATCTTCAAGCCACCGCTTTGTGTCTCTGA